One genomic window of [Clostridium] scindens ATCC 35704 includes the following:
- a CDS encoding ABC transporter ATP-binding protein: MARIQLENITKKFGKVTALDGISLDIKDKEFFVLFGPAGAGKTTILNCIAGIQLPEEGMIKFDGKTVNLVDAAHRDTAMVFENYALYPQMTVYDNMASPLRSKLYKKDEEYIKKKVHEVAAMMKMENLLDRLPSQLSNGQKQRVAMGRALVRSPRVYLMDEPLAHLDAKLRNAMRTELKDIQANFGTTSIYVTHDFMEAMSLGDRIAIVNEGKIVQVGTSDEIYYMPCNEFVSQLMGDPEINIIAGKLAKTSGGYSFTFNDIEKTYELPEDKDLFAKLEETGLTDIEVGIRPQNVKYSFEPKDGYIKCSVYSYESIGNKSVIITECGALQLRMIAPNGLSVKIDQDIYVDLEMNRSMFFHAETKQYISRYNEAAVKALAAEQEG, from the coding sequence ATGGCAAGAATACAATTAGAAAATATTACGAAAAAATTTGGAAAAGTTACGGCTCTCGATGGAATATCTCTTGATATAAAGGACAAAGAATTTTTCGTGCTGTTTGGTCCTGCTGGAGCAGGAAAAACTACAATTCTGAATTGCATTGCAGGAATCCAACTCCCGGAAGAAGGCATGATAAAGTTTGATGGAAAGACAGTTAACCTGGTAGACGCCGCCCACAGAGATACGGCGATGGTATTTGAGAACTATGCTCTGTATCCGCAGATGACGGTGTATGATAATATGGCCTCACCCCTGAGGAGCAAGCTTTACAAAAAAGATGAGGAATATATTAAAAAGAAAGTACACGAAGTAGCCGCAATGATGAAGATGGAGAATCTTCTGGATCGTCTGCCGAGCCAGCTCTCCAATGGGCAGAAGCAGCGTGTGGCGATGGGACGTGCGCTTGTGCGTTCTCCGAGAGTGTACCTGATGGATGAACCTTTGGCGCATCTTGACGCAAAGCTCCGTAATGCGATGCGTACAGAACTGAAAGATATTCAGGCTAATTTTGGAACGACAAGTATCTATGTAACCCATGACTTCATGGAAGCCATGTCACTTGGAGACAGGATTGCCATTGTGAATGAAGGTAAGATTGTGCAGGTCGGAACAAGTGATGAGATTTATTATATGCCTTGCAATGAATTTGTATCTCAGCTTATGGGAGACCCGGAAATCAATATTATAGCAGGAAAACTGGCGAAGACTTCCGGAGGATACTCCTTTACTTTTAATGATATTGAAAAGACATATGAGCTTCCGGAGGATAAGGATCTCTTTGCAAAATTAGAGGAGACAGGGCTTACTGATATTGAGGTGGGAATCCGTCCGCAGAACGTGAAATATTCCTTCGAGCCAAAAGACGGTTACATAAAATGCAGTGTATACAGTTATGAAAGCATTGGTAATAAGTCGGTTATTATTACAGAGTGCGGCGCTCTGCAGCTTCGGATGATTGCTCCTAATGGACTGTCGGTGAAGATTGACCAGGACATTTACGTTGACCTGGAGATGAATCGCTCTATGTTCTTCCATGCAGAGACGAAGCAATACATCAGCAGATATAATGAGGCGGCGGTGAAAGCCCTCGCAGCGGAACAGGAGGGATAA
- a CDS encoding ABC transporter ATP-binding protein: MAGLTIKHLYKRYDNDGKKKKGAKLNDYAVNDLNLECEQGEFIALLGPSGCGKTTTLRMTAGLETITKGEIYIGDTLVNNLHPKDRHIGLAFEDYAMYPPLTVYDNIAFNLKAKGVDKAEIDKRVREIAPLMQCDDLLDKMPVKLSGGQKQRVNIARAIIRRPELLLMDEPLSHLDGKARQAMRTEIKRLINEIKCTTIYVTHDQLEAMSLADKIAIINFGVLQQFGTPAEVYDDPVNEFVASFIGEPPMNILETTIVGEGEKFFFTFEGSGLKIAVPKRYNNVVSNGFKCKMGVRPMDVLIGGPDSAGTSEKVATFENLGDERHIGIHVGDTLLMLITDDETRYKAGDIIKLEVRGEKTHLFDLETGNRIREK; the protein is encoded by the coding sequence ATGGCGGGATTAACGATAAAACATCTTTATAAGCGTTACGATAATGACGGTAAGAAGAAAAAGGGCGCAAAACTCAATGATTACGCTGTAAATGATCTGAACCTCGAGTGCGAGCAGGGTGAGTTTATCGCGCTTCTGGGGCCTTCCGGCTGTGGCAAGACGACGACTCTGCGTATGACTGCCGGCCTGGAGACAATTACAAAAGGAGAAATCTACATCGGCGACACACTGGTGAATAATCTACATCCTAAGGACAGACATATCGGCCTGGCATTTGAAGATTATGCGATGTACCCGCCTCTTACGGTGTATGACAATATTGCCTTCAACCTGAAGGCAAAAGGCGTAGACAAGGCAGAGATTGATAAGCGTGTCAGGGAGATTGCCCCGCTGATGCAGTGCGATGATCTTCTTGATAAAATGCCGGTTAAGCTTTCAGGAGGGCAGAAGCAGCGTGTTAATATCGCACGTGCCATTATCCGCCGCCCCGAACTTCTCCTGATGGATGAGCCTTTGTCTCACCTTGACGGAAAAGCCCGGCAGGCAATGCGTACAGAGATTAAGCGTCTAATTAATGAAATTAAATGTACCACAATCTATGTAACTCATGACCAGTTAGAGGCTATGTCGCTGGCAGATAAGATTGCGATTATCAACTTCGGAGTGCTTCAGCAGTTCGGGACGCCGGCGGAGGTATATGACGATCCGGTAAATGAGTTCGTTGCTTCCTTTATCGGCGAGCCGCCAATGAACATTCTGGAGACGACAATTGTAGGAGAGGGAGAGAAATTCTTCTTCACATTCGAAGGCAGCGGCCTTAAGATAGCAGTTCCAAAGCGATATAATAATGTAGTGAGCAACGGATTCAAATGTAAGATGGGCGTGCGTCCTATGGATGTTTTAATTGGAGGCCCGGATTCTGCAGGTACTTCGGAAAAGGTTGCTACTTTTGAGAACCTTGGCGATGAGAGACATATTGGGATCCATGTGGGGGATACGCTTCTGATGCTTATTACAGACGATGAGACCAGATATAAAGCCGGGGACATTATTAAACTGGAAGTGCGCGGCGAGAAGACGCATTTATTTGACCTGGAGACAGGAAACCGTATTCGTGAGAAATAA
- a CDS encoding zinc-binding dehydrogenase — MVVISGAGTLGLGMITYARMKNPKLLIVLDMQDGRLEKTKEFGADLVFNPGKCDIDKEIKALTNDYGCDVYIEVTGHPSSVIQGLAVTRKLGRFVEFSVFGSETSVDWSIIGDRKELGILGAHLSPYAYPFVIENMMKGNLKTDGVASSMFKIEEWEKAFDYATGNHGDFKVAFKFD, encoded by the coding sequence GTGGTTGTTATTTCTGGCGCGGGGACTCTTGGACTTGGAATGATTACATATGCAAGAATGAAGAACCCGAAACTTCTTATTGTACTTGATATGCAGGATGGACGTCTGGAGAAGACGAAAGAATTCGGGGCAGATCTTGTGTTTAACCCTGGAAAATGCGATATAGATAAAGAAATTAAGGCGTTGACAAATGATTATGGGTGTGATGTATACATCGAGGTTACAGGACATCCATCCAGTGTTATCCAGGGACTGGCAGTTACGCGTAAACTGGGGAGGTTCGTAGAATTCAGCGTATTCGGGTCAGAGACATCTGTTGACTGGTCTATTATCGGAGACCGTAAAGAACTGGGTATTCTGGGCGCGCATTTAAGCCCGTATGCATATCCATTTGTAATTGAGAACATGATGAAAGGGAACCTGAAGACAGATGGGGTAGCATCCAGCATGTTCAAGATTGAAGAGTGGGAGAAAGCATTCGATTACGCGACTGGAAATCACGGAGATTTTAAAGTTGCATTTAAATTCGACTAG
- a CDS encoding DUF624 domain-containing protein has product MKVFEYDHGFMRYATLLSRLTLLNLLWLALCIPLVTAGAATAALYHSAFCLMNGDVHIARNFKDGLKLYWKKGTIVWIFMAILTSAFVLAYYLLNTAKIPNNLALTVVAGIAFLTLLLVMLWIFPVMVNFSGKLSELVFNAFVFAFMYAPVTLIAAAFYGIGGFLFIRFLSTRLLVILFGPALIVYCTLVLFEKVFQKYKAKKE; this is encoded by the coding sequence ATGAAAGTTTTTGAATATGACCATGGATTTATGAGATACGCAACTCTTTTAAGCCGCCTCACACTTCTAAACCTACTCTGGCTTGCGCTGTGCATTCCGCTTGTTACAGCCGGCGCCGCCACTGCGGCCCTTTATCATTCTGCCTTCTGCCTCATGAACGGAGATGTTCATATTGCACGTAATTTTAAAGACGGGCTGAAACTTTACTGGAAGAAGGGTACAATTGTATGGATTTTCATGGCGATACTGACATCTGCCTTTGTTCTTGCATATTATCTTCTCAACACCGCTAAAATCCCCAATAATCTGGCACTAACTGTCGTTGCCGGAATTGCTTTTCTTACACTATTGTTAGTTATGCTTTGGATCTTTCCTGTAATGGTTAATTTTTCCGGGAAGTTATCTGAACTTGTATTTAATGCTTTTGTCTTCGCATTCATGTACGCTCCCGTCACATTGATTGCAGCAGCATTTTATGGAATCGGAGGGTTCTTATTTATCCGCTTCCTCTCCACGCGTCTTCTCGTAATCCTGTTTGGCCCGGCATTAATTGTGTATTGCACGCTTGTACTGTTTGAAAAAGTATTTCAGAAATACAAAGCAAAAAAAGAATAA
- a CDS encoding ABC transporter substrate-binding protein, whose product MKKRIVSVLLCTAMVASMLVGCGGKTVSNNAGESEDYEAGNAEDFDWKNYEGTTLNVMFNEHNYSKAVIEKIPEFEELTGIKVKYSSTPESNYFDKLNTSLSSRSGTPDVYMTGAYQVWEYAPAGYMEPLENYINDPAKTAPDYNFDDFIPAVVDGLKWDLVPGHKVGEGSQWALPMGWELNNLAYNKAVFEEKGMTVPTTTDELLETAKALKEFNGSGSYGIAVRGTREWATIHPGYMSLFSTWGGQDFAIEDGKLVCKLDSEEAIAMTDYWVNMIKEAGAPQWTNYTWYEASADLGAGKAAMLFDATSAGYFQNFEGASQESGNIAWSTIPLPEGKTADDMKANIWIWSLAMNADSKNKDAAWYFIQYFTSPEYMLYSGTEGASPDTPRTSVMESDEYRAIVGSADNYLESIAELTENASIQFTPQPYFFECTTKWAETLQDLVTSDKYSSTEEAMKTLKGELDKIVADLEIEE is encoded by the coding sequence ATGAAAAAACGAATTGTAAGTGTTCTTCTGTGCACGGCGATGGTTGCATCAATGCTTGTTGGCTGCGGCGGCAAGACTGTTAGCAACAACGCTGGTGAATCAGAAGACTACGAGGCAGGGAATGCCGAGGATTTTGACTGGAAGAATTATGAAGGCACAACATTGAATGTTATGTTTAATGAGCATAACTATTCAAAGGCAGTAATTGAGAAAATTCCAGAGTTTGAAGAACTTACGGGAATTAAAGTTAAGTACTCTTCCACACCGGAATCTAACTATTTTGATAAACTTAATACTTCCTTAAGCAGCCGTTCTGGTACGCCGGATGTTTACATGACAGGTGCTTACCAGGTATGGGAGTATGCTCCGGCTGGATATATGGAGCCGTTGGAGAACTACATCAATGACCCGGCTAAGACTGCGCCGGATTACAATTTTGACGATTTTATCCCGGCCGTTGTAGACGGACTGAAATGGGATCTTGTTCCGGGACATAAAGTAGGAGAAGGATCACAGTGGGCGCTTCCTATGGGCTGGGAATTAAACAACCTTGCTTACAACAAAGCAGTATTTGAGGAAAAAGGAATGACAGTTCCTACAACTACAGATGAACTGCTGGAGACTGCAAAAGCATTGAAAGAGTTTAATGGCTCAGGTTCTTATGGCATTGCAGTGCGCGGTACACGTGAGTGGGCAACAATTCATCCGGGATATATGTCACTGTTCTCAACATGGGGCGGGCAGGACTTCGCTATCGAAGATGGCAAGCTCGTATGTAAGCTTGATTCCGAAGAGGCAATTGCTATGACAGATTACTGGGTAAACATGATTAAAGAAGCAGGCGCTCCGCAATGGACAAATTACACATGGTATGAGGCAAGTGCAGACCTTGGAGCAGGAAAGGCAGCAATGCTGTTTGACGCTACAAGCGCAGGATACTTCCAGAACTTTGAAGGCGCTTCTCAGGAATCCGGCAATATTGCATGGTCTACAATTCCGCTTCCGGAAGGAAAGACAGCAGATGATATGAAAGCAAATATCTGGATCTGGTCATTGGCAATGAATGCTGACTCTAAGAATAAAGATGCTGCATGGTATTTCATTCAGTACTTCACAAGCCCAGAATATATGCTGTATTCAGGAACAGAGGGAGCAAGCCCAGATACTCCGCGCACTTCTGTAATGGAGAGCGATGAATACAGGGCAATCGTTGGTTCCGCAGATAATTATCTTGAATCTATCGCAGAACTTACAGAGAATGCATCTATTCAGTTTACACCTCAGCCGTACTTCTTCGAGTGTACGACAAAATGGGCTGAAACACTTCAGGACCTTGTAACAAGTGACAAGTATTCATCCACAGAGGAAGCGATGAAGACACTTAAGGGAGAACTGGATAAGATTGTAGCCGATCTGGAAATAGAGGAATAA
- a CDS encoding alcohol dehydrogenase catalytic domain-containing protein: MANKGSTPKTMKALVAYAKDDYRFEAEYPAPTCGPDDIIIKTEACGVCAGDLKCSHGAAMFWGDDVQPSWVKPPFIPGHENRRFS; encoded by the coding sequence ATGGCGAACAAGGGAAGTACTCCGAAAACAATGAAGGCACTAGTGGCTTATGCTAAGGACGATTATCGCTTTGAGGCGGAGTATCCGGCGCCGACATGCGGGCCAGATGACATTATTATCAAAACAGAGGCATGTGGAGTCTGTGCCGGCGATCTTAAGTGCAGCCATGGCGCGGCAATGTTCTGGGGAGACGATGTACAGCCGTCGTGGGTAAAACCCCCATTTATTCCGGGCCATGAGAACAGGCGCTTCTCATAG
- a CDS encoding erythritol/L-threitol dehydrogenase — MRNLPDKMKAIVAYAPGDYRFEMVDTPRAGEGEMILKVEACGICAGDTKAFAGAASFWGFDGQPKYIKEPMIPGHEFVGKVVEIGPNVKGDWKIGDRICPEQIVPCGECMFCKTGRHWMCEKHDLFGFQNNVNGGMAEYVKLTKEALPYFVPADMPVEQAALIEPYACSFHCVDRAQVKTTDVVVQSGVGTLGLGMVGALKQANPKLLIVLDVNDARLKKAKEFGADMVMNPSKEDVVARIKELTGGYGCDIYIEASGHPSSVQQGLDCIRKMGRFVEFSVFGQPVTVDWSIISDRKELDLLGVHLSPFCYDTVIEWIGNGKLPTEGVVTHKFPLEKWEEGFHIAKTGENGALKVILVPDMED, encoded by the coding sequence ATGAGAAATTTACCAGATAAAATGAAAGCGATTGTGGCATATGCGCCGGGAGATTACCGTTTTGAGATGGTAGATACTCCGAGAGCCGGAGAAGGGGAGATGATCCTGAAGGTAGAGGCTTGTGGAATCTGTGCAGGCGATACAAAAGCATTTGCAGGAGCGGCAAGTTTCTGGGGATTTGACGGACAGCCAAAATACATAAAAGAACCTATGATTCCGGGACATGAGTTTGTAGGAAAAGTTGTGGAAATCGGACCAAATGTAAAGGGCGACTGGAAAATTGGCGACCGCATCTGCCCGGAGCAGATTGTTCCGTGTGGAGAGTGTATGTTCTGTAAGACGGGACGTCACTGGATGTGCGAGAAGCATGACTTGTTCGGATTCCAGAACAATGTAAATGGCGGAATGGCAGAGTATGTAAAACTGACAAAAGAAGCATTGCCATATTTTGTTCCGGCAGATATGCCAGTTGAGCAGGCAGCCCTCATTGAGCCTTACGCATGTTCTTTCCATTGTGTAGACCGTGCGCAGGTAAAGACGACGGACGTAGTCGTACAGTCTGGAGTAGGGACGCTTGGCCTTGGAATGGTAGGCGCTCTTAAACAGGCGAATCCAAAACTGCTTATTGTATTAGATGTAAATGATGCACGTCTTAAGAAAGCAAAAGAATTTGGCGCAGATATGGTTATGAATCCAAGCAAAGAAGACGTAGTAGCCAGAATTAAAGAACTGACAGGAGGTTACGGCTGCGATATCTATATTGAAGCAAGCGGACACCCGTCCAGCGTACAGCAGGGACTGGATTGTATCCGTAAGATGGGAAGGTTCGTAGAGTTCTCTGTTTTCGGCCAGCCAGTAACAGTAGACTGGAGCATCATCTCCGACAGGAAAGAGTTAGACCTTCTGGGCGTACACTTAAGCCCATTCTGTTACGATACAGTAATTGAATGGATTGGAAACGGCAAGCTTCCGACAGAGGGTGTTGTAACTCATAAGTTCCCGCTGGAGAAATGGGAAGAAGGTTTCCATATTGCCAAGACAGGTGAGAACGGAGCATTGAAAGTTATTCTCGTGCCAGACATGGAGGATTAA
- a CDS encoding FGGY-family carbohydrate kinase: MGQYVIGLDNGGTSTKAAIFDLQGKEIATLGKQTKVITPKSGYTERDMEELWLANCDCIKGAIKKAGIDGKDVLGIAVCGHGKGLYPWGKDGKPAYNGIISTDSRAWKYPEKWYETGVYDEVHGQLCQEFMACQQVSLLAWFKDHYREVYDNIQYAFSVKDYVRFRLTGEAYSEATDISGSGLMDVKNARFDRDILEKLGIGEAYDMLPPIRYSYDLCGTISEEASVLTGLPEGTAVAGGMFDIDACAVAVDVTSPDKMCTIAGTWSINEYISEKPVMDGSIAMNSLFAMPGYYLVEECSATSSGNLEWYLENCMENELIPEGQSIYSIVNDKVASVKAEECDVYFLPFLYGSNTHPLGKGAFIGLTTYHNKAHMLRAIYEGVVYSHKTHIEKLLSSREKPEAIRMAGGAANSKVWVQMFADVLGLPIETVDAKELGALGCGMAATIAAGVYKDYKEAAKCMVHVSGRVEPNPDMQDIYDKKYKKYRAVSKALDTVWGQFEV; this comes from the coding sequence ATGGGACAGTATGTAATCGGGCTTGATAACGGGGGGACATCAACGAAAGCGGCGATTTTTGACCTTCAGGGAAAGGAAATTGCGACTTTGGGGAAGCAGACAAAGGTCATAACTCCGAAGTCAGGCTATACAGAACGAGATATGGAAGAACTGTGGCTTGCTAACTGTGACTGCATTAAGGGGGCAATTAAGAAAGCAGGCATTGATGGGAAAGATGTTCTGGGAATTGCAGTGTGCGGACACGGTAAAGGCCTCTATCCGTGGGGCAAAGATGGAAAACCTGCGTATAACGGGATTATTTCTACAGACAGCCGGGCATGGAAGTACCCGGAGAAATGGTATGAGACAGGTGTGTACGATGAGGTGCACGGCCAACTGTGCCAGGAATTTATGGCCTGTCAGCAAGTGTCCCTGCTTGCATGGTTTAAGGATCATTACAGAGAAGTGTATGACAATATTCAATATGCGTTCTCGGTTAAAGATTATGTGCGCTTCAGATTAACCGGTGAAGCTTATAGTGAGGCTACGGATATTTCTGGGTCTGGTCTTATGGACGTGAAAAATGCAAGATTTGACAGGGATATTCTTGAAAAATTAGGAATCGGGGAAGCGTATGACATGCTTCCGCCAATCCGTTACTCTTATGACCTGTGCGGTACGATATCTGAGGAGGCATCTGTACTGACCGGGCTTCCCGAAGGGACGGCAGTGGCGGGAGGAATGTTTGACATTGATGCCTGTGCGGTAGCGGTAGATGTGACTTCGCCAGATAAGATGTGCACAATAGCAGGAACGTGGAGCATTAATGAGTATATATCCGAGAAGCCGGTTATGGATGGCAGCATTGCTATGAACTCATTGTTTGCGATGCCGGGATATTACCTTGTAGAAGAGTGCAGCGCTACATCTTCAGGAAATCTGGAGTGGTATCTGGAAAATTGCATGGAAAATGAACTGATTCCAGAAGGACAGAGTATTTACAGTATTGTAAATGATAAAGTTGCGTCTGTAAAAGCAGAGGAGTGCGATGTGTATTTCCTTCCATTTCTCTATGGATCCAATACTCATCCTCTAGGGAAGGGGGCGTTTATCGGGCTTACAACCTATCATAATAAGGCGCATATGTTGCGCGCCATTTATGAAGGAGTAGTATATTCTCACAAAACGCATATTGAGAAACTTCTTTCTTCCAGAGAGAAGCCGGAAGCAATACGAATGGCAGGCGGCGCGGCCAACTCAAAAGTATGGGTTCAGATGTTCGCGGATGTCCTGGGGCTTCCGATTGAGACGGTAGATGCTAAGGAACTGGGGGCATTAGGCTGTGGCATGGCGGCTACGATAGCGGCAGGTGTGTACAAGGATTATAAAGAGGCGGCAAAGTGTATGGTACATGTATCAGGGAGGGTAGAGCCTAACCCGGATATGCAGGATATTTATGATAAAAAATATAAAAAATACCGTGCGGTAAGCAAGGCCCTTGATACTGTCTGGGGACAGTTTGAGGTATAA
- a CDS encoding L-ribulose-5-phosphate 3-epimerase, giving the protein MKAECDYRLGIYEKALPPELNWKERLLAAKEAGFDYVEMSVDETAERMSRLDWSNEQISELRQIQVETGVPIETICFSAQRKYPLGSKKWENEAKELLQKGVLFAKKMGIRIIQTQGYDCYYEETSDETTKERFYRNLEEGTMFAASHGVTLAMETMENDFMNTIEKAMYSVKRVDSPYLQVYPDVGNISNATKDVVGDIKTGKGYIAAAHLKETAPGKFREIPYGTGQVDFPPAIAQLYRQGVRRYVAEFWYCGEENWKEIVAYNRRFLDEQFKMAEALL; this is encoded by the coding sequence ATGAAGGCAGAATGCGATTATCGGCTTGGAATATATGAAAAGGCGCTTCCGCCGGAACTTAATTGGAAGGAGCGGCTTCTGGCTGCGAAGGAAGCAGGGTTCGACTACGTGGAAATGAGCGTAGATGAGACTGCCGAGAGAATGTCCCGGCTGGACTGGAGCAACGAGCAGATTTCAGAGTTGAGGCAGATACAGGTGGAGACCGGAGTGCCAATAGAGACAATTTGCTTCAGCGCGCAGAGAAAGTATCCGCTTGGCAGTAAGAAATGGGAGAATGAGGCGAAGGAACTTCTTCAGAAAGGGGTTTTGTTTGCTAAGAAGATGGGAATCCGCATTATCCAGACACAGGGATATGACTGCTATTATGAAGAGACAAGCGATGAGACTACAAAAGAGAGGTTTTACCGGAACCTGGAAGAAGGGACGATGTTTGCGGCATCCCACGGCGTGACGCTTGCTATGGAGACGATGGAAAATGATTTTATGAATACGATAGAAAAGGCGATGTACAGCGTGAAAAGAGTGGATTCGCCATATCTTCAGGTATACCCGGACGTAGGCAATATATCTAATGCAACGAAGGATGTTGTAGGAGATATAAAAACAGGAAAAGGGTACATTGCGGCGGCGCACTTGAAAGAGACAGCGCCCGGAAAGTTTAGGGAGATACCTTATGGGACCGGGCAGGTGGATTTTCCTCCGGCGATTGCCCAGCTGTATCGTCAGGGAGTAAGAAGATATGTGGCAGAGTTCTGGTATTGCGGCGAAGAAAACTGGAAAGAGATTGTGGCGTATAACCGCAGATTTCTGGATGAGCAATTTAAAATGGCAGAAGCCTTGCTGTAA
- a CDS encoding carbohydrate ABC transporter permease — MKEQKKAGAAVNELNVLPFKTRVLPYLIVAPALIITIGIMVPFVMAIYYSLTNYSFRMPTYSFVGLRNWIDILQSSQFWKAVWVTLRYAFFSTVIEMGLGMGIAILLNNLNNKFSKIMRVALIFPLMVAPVTATIVWQLMLNNSVGILEKFLNIFGVYNFPWAASPSTAMLTAVMIDVWVNTSFCMLLVLAGLQSLPKSPFESAKIDGGSIMFNFRNLTLPMLKPSLYIALLFRLMAALQEYAIIFALTKGGPGDTLMNLSLTAYQTGFQFQKFGYALPYILVLWVFINIVAKQIVKRQRAAQKQAAGLEE, encoded by the coding sequence ATGAAAGAACAGAAAAAAGCCGGTGCTGCCGTGAACGAGCTGAACGTGCTGCCGTTTAAGACACGGGTACTTCCGTATTTGATTGTAGCGCCTGCGCTTATCATTACGATTGGGATTATGGTTCCGTTCGTAATGGCAATATATTATTCTTTGACCAACTATTCTTTCAGAATGCCTACATATAGTTTCGTGGGATTAAGAAACTGGATTGATATTCTGCAGTCCAGCCAATTCTGGAAAGCAGTATGGGTAACTTTGAGATATGCATTTTTCAGTACCGTAATTGAGATGGGACTTGGAATGGGAATTGCGATCTTATTAAATAATCTGAATAACAAATTCTCTAAGATTATGAGAGTGGCATTGATTTTCCCATTGATGGTCGCACCGGTTACGGCGACAATCGTATGGCAGCTGATGCTGAACAACTCAGTTGGTATTTTGGAGAAGTTCCTGAATATTTTTGGAGTTTATAACTTCCCGTGGGCAGCCAGCCCGTCTACTGCGATGCTGACAGCAGTTATGATTGATGTGTGGGTAAATACTTCTTTTTGTATGCTGCTTGTGCTGGCAGGCCTGCAGTCACTTCCGAAATCTCCGTTTGAATCAGCGAAGATTGACGGAGGAAGCATAATGTTTAATTTCCGCAACCTGACTCTGCCGATGTTAAAGCCGAGTTTGTACATAGCACTTTTATTCCGTCTTATGGCGGCTCTTCAGGAGTATGCAATTATCTTTGCGCTTACTAAGGGCGGACCTGGCGATACGCTTATGAACTTGTCGCTGACGGCTTATCAGACCGGATTCCAGTTCCAGAAATTCGGATATGCACTTCCATATATTCTGGTACTGTGGGTATTTATTAATATTGTGGCCAAACAAATTGTTAAGAGGCAGCGCGCCGCTCAAAAACAGGCTGCTGGCTTGGAAGAGTAG
- a CDS encoding carbohydrate ABC transporter permease, with the protein MDTASKRLGRIVQNGLLIIYSIFALFPLLWMLILSIKSDAEMYTTTFLFSPTLDNYKAVLLESDYLQYMLDSLIVAGGAVIVSVIAGVPAAYALARYNFKKKEDIAFQILSFKFAPEILVVLPLFMVYQMFGIYDSYFGLIWVYQLISMPLLIWVVRGYFEDISVEIEYAAQVDGYSWYQIFFKNLVPLIKPGLVSAALLAFIFAWNCFTFPLMLGGTNVQPITVAITKFLGTDSAHYGQLAVAATISALPAIIFALCIQKHLVRGLSFGAVKG; encoded by the coding sequence ATGGATACAGCTTCAAAAAGATTGGGACGTATTGTCCAAAACGGACTGTTGATTATATATTCAATATTTGCTTTGTTCCCGCTTCTGTGGATGCTTATTCTGTCCATTAAGTCAGATGCTGAGATGTACACGACAACATTTTTGTTCAGCCCGACTTTGGACAATTATAAAGCGGTATTGCTGGAGTCGGATTACCTGCAGTATATGCTGGACAGCTTGATCGTGGCAGGAGGCGCTGTTATCGTATCAGTTATAGCCGGGGTTCCTGCGGCATATGCTCTTGCGAGATATAATTTTAAGAAAAAAGAGGATATTGCTTTCCAGATTCTTTCCTTTAAGTTTGCGCCTGAGATTCTGGTAGTTCTTCCTTTGTTTATGGTTTATCAGATGTTTGGGATTTATGATTCCTACTTTGGGCTGATTTGGGTGTATCAGCTGATTTCTATGCCGCTTCTTATCTGGGTGGTACGGGGATATTTCGAGGATATTTCTGTGGAAATTGAATATGCCGCGCAGGTGGATGGATATAGTTGGTATCAGATTTTCTTCAAGAATCTTGTTCCCCTTATTAAGCCTGGTCTTGTATCTGCAGCCCTGCTGGCATTTATCTTCGCTTGGAATTGTTTTACATTCCCGCTGATGCTGGGAGGCACAAATGTTCAGCCGATTACGGTTGCAATCACGAAGTTCCTTGGAACAGACAGTGCACATTATGGACAGTTGGCTGTTGCCGCGACCATTTCCGCTCTGCCGGCGATTATTTTTGCACTTTGTATACAGAAGCACTTAGTACGAGGCTTAAGTTTCGGTGCAGTGAAGGGATAG